One Sediminibacillus dalangtanensis genomic region harbors:
- a CDS encoding ABC transporter permease — protein sequence MNYFHFPLEDWTNSFVNNWLLPVMGGFFNAISDALGAFIEAVTNLLIVIPPEVIAIILIVLSWRIAGKGMALFTLIGCIYLGSVELWPAAMQTVAIVLVSTLLSVLIGVPVGILTATSSIMDKIVRPILDFMQTLPSFVYLIPAILLFGLGGVPAVISTFIFATPPAVRMTSLGIKQVPEDVVEASRAFGTTKWQLLFKVQLPLALSTIMAGVNQTIMLALSMAVIASMIGAPGLGSTVLSGISTVNVGLGLTGGLGIVVLAIILDRITQGLGKRF from the coding sequence ATGAACTATTTCCATTTCCCATTAGAAGACTGGACGAATTCCTTTGTGAATAACTGGTTGCTGCCGGTAATGGGCGGATTTTTCAACGCAATCAGCGATGCACTTGGGGCCTTTATCGAGGCGGTTACCAATCTTTTGATCGTCATTCCACCTGAAGTGATTGCCATCATCTTGATCGTGTTGTCTTGGCGGATTGCCGGTAAAGGAATGGCGCTTTTCACCTTGATTGGATGCATCTATTTAGGATCGGTTGAACTGTGGCCTGCTGCGATGCAAACGGTGGCTATTGTGCTCGTTTCGACTTTGTTGTCGGTCCTTATCGGTGTTCCTGTCGGAATATTGACGGCTACCAGTTCCATCATGGATAAGATTGTCCGTCCCATTTTGGACTTTATGCAGACGTTGCCGAGTTTCGTCTATTTAATCCCGGCAATTCTGCTATTCGGCCTCGGCGGTGTTCCGGCTGTTATTTCCACCTTTATTTTTGCAACACCGCCGGCTGTCCGCATGACAAGCCTGGGAATCAAACAAGTGCCGGAAGATGTGGTGGAAGCTTCCAGAGCTTTTGGTACAACGAAATGGCAGCTGCTGTTTAAAGTTCAACTTCCGTTAGCCTTGTCGACAATCATGGCAGGGGTCAATCAAACCATCATGCTTGCTTTATCGATGGCTGTCATTGCTTCGATGATAGGAGCTCCCGGATTAGGGTCGACCGTCCTTTCTGGTATTTCCACGGTAAACGTTGGGCTCGGTTTGACCGGTGGACTTGGAATTGTTGTCCTGGCCATCATATTGGATCGTATCACGCAAGGATTAGGTAAAAGGTTTTAA
- a CDS encoding glycine betaine ABC transporter substrate-binding protein, which produces MKKLLFGLMAALFVALIAGCSSDSESEGNGEEASESKDQTITFGVTPWTSTVPPTEIASLVLEDMGYTVEHTDADVGSVFMGLSRGDIDVFMDSWFPMHKVHLDKFSDSVEDTAVSYPEAETGWVVPKYMEDINSMEDLKGKEDLFDNKMYGIEEGASATKESKEMIEEYGLDIEHVASSEGGMLAQAQRLMSQEEPVIFFGWRPHTMFNKYDIKVLKNDKGFFETSSVHVVTNKDLKENAPEAYEFLSNWSISIDDVEEMIVKIEEEDQDPKEVAREWIESNQDKIDEMTGK; this is translated from the coding sequence ATGAAAAAACTATTATTCGGTCTTATGGCCGCACTATTTGTCGCATTGATCGCAGGATGTTCTTCTGACAGTGAATCAGAAGGAAACGGCGAAGAAGCAAGTGAGAGTAAAGACCAAACCATCACTTTCGGTGTCACACCTTGGACAAGCACCGTGCCTCCGACTGAAATCGCAAGCTTGGTTCTGGAGGATATGGGCTATACGGTAGAACACACGGATGCCGATGTAGGCAGTGTTTTCATGGGACTTTCCCGCGGGGACATCGATGTCTTCATGGACTCTTGGTTCCCGATGCACAAAGTCCATCTGGACAAATTTTCCGATTCTGTCGAAGACACAGCGGTAAGCTATCCGGAAGCCGAAACTGGATGGGTAGTCCCGAAATATATGGAAGATATCAATAGCATGGAAGACTTAAAAGGAAAAGAAGATCTTTTTGACAATAAAATGTACGGCATTGAAGAAGGTGCCAGTGCAACGAAAGAATCAAAAGAAATGATCGAAGAGTATGGTCTTGATATCGAGCACGTCGCTTCCTCTGAAGGCGGCATGCTGGCTCAGGCTCAACGCTTGATGAGTCAGGAAGAACCGGTCATTTTCTTTGGCTGGCGCCCGCACACCATGTTTAACAAATATGATATTAAAGTGTTAAAGAATGACAAAGGCTTCTTCGAAACGTCTTCTGTCCATGTGGTAACCAATAAAGATTTGAAAGAAAATGCCCCAGAAGCATATGAGTTCCTGAGCAACTGGAGCATTTCCATTGATGATGTCGAAGAAATGATTGTGAAAATCGAAGAAGAAGACCAGGATCCAAAAGAAGTAGCACGTGAGTGGATCGAAAGCAACCAGGATAAGATCGATGAAATGACTGGTAAATAA